In one Phyllostomus discolor isolate MPI-MPIP mPhyDis1 chromosome 8, mPhyDis1.pri.v3, whole genome shotgun sequence genomic region, the following are encoded:
- the LOC114503649 gene encoding olfactory receptor 7C1-like: METGNQTRLSYFILQGFSQDSENQPILFCLFLSMYLITVLGNLLIILAITSDSHLHTPMYFFLYNLSLADICFTSTTMPKMLVNIQTQSKAITYAGCITQMCIFMVFGIMDTLLITIMAYDRFVAICHPLHYTLIMNRRLCGLLVLVSLLISVTYSLTQSLLTLRLSFCTNWEISHFYCELAQALTIACSDTLINYILLYMVTSLLGIVPFSGILFSYVRIVSSILRIPSADGKYKAFSTCGSHLSTVSLFYGTGFGVYISSYAPSWRGMIASLMYTVVTPMLNPFIYSLRNRDIKRALQKVLGGKLYVP, translated from the coding sequence ATGGAAACAGGAAATCAAACAAGACTGTCATATTTTATACTTCAGGGATTTTCCCAAGACTCAGAGAATCAACCCATCCTATTCTGTCTGTTCCTGTCTATGTACCTGATCACTGTGTTGggaaacctgctcatcatcctggccATCACCTCTGACTCTCACCTCCAcacacccatgtacttcttcctttacaaccTGTCCTTGGCTGACATCTgtttcacctccaccaccatGCCAAAGATGCTGGTGAACATCCAGACACAGAGCAAAGCCATCACCTATGCAGGCTGCATCACCCAGATGTGTATTTTTATGGTGTTTGGAATTATGGACACTCTTCTCATTACAATAATGGCCTATGACCGGTTTGTGGCTATCTGTCACCCCTTACACTACACACTCATCATGAACCGCCGCCTCTGTGGCCTGCTGGTTCTCGTGTCCTTGCTCATCAGTGTAACATACTCCCTGACCCAGAGTCTGTTGACATTGCGGCTGTCTTTCTGTACCAACTGGGAGATTTCACACTTTTACTGTGAACTTGCTCAGGCCCTCACCATAGCCTGCTCAGACACACTCATCAATTACATCCTGCTCTATATGGTAACTAGCCTGCTTGGCATTGTTCCCTTCTCAGGGATTCTTTTCTCCTATGTTCGAATTGTCTCCTCAATCCTGAGAATCCCATCAGCAGATGGGAAATATAAAGCCTTTTCTACCTGTGGGTCTCACCTGTCCACAGTTTCTTTATTCTATGGGACAGGCTTTGGTGTGTATATCAGTTCTTATGCACCTTCCTGGAGGGGCATGATTGCCTCACTGATGTACACTGTGGTCACCCCAATGCTGAATCCCTTCATCTACAGCCTGCGGAACAGGGACATCAAGAGGGCTCTACAGAAAGTTCTTGGGGGAAAGCTCTATGTTCCATAA
- the LOC114503484 gene encoding olfactory receptor 18-like, protein MAQQGYSRNQCLCYVEPQNLTGTLEFFLLGFSAHPELQPLTFSLFLSMYLVTMLGNLIIILTIASDSHLHTPMYFFLSILSMADIGFTSTTVPKLIWDIQTHSRVISYAGCLIQLSSFYFFGCLDSVLLSVMAYDRFVAICYPLHYPVIMNPHLCSLLVLVSFLISLFDSQLHYLMISQLSFCTNTEIPHFFCDPPQLLKVACNDNSSNKILVYFIGAIFGGIPVSGIFFSYCKILSSILRVPSSGGKYKAFSTCGSHLSVVCLFYGTGLGVYLSSAVSHSFRRGAEASVVYAVVTPMLNPFIYSLRNKDIKRAMWRLLSRTT, encoded by the coding sequence GTGTCTCTGCTATGTGGAACCACAGAATCTCACAGGTACCTTGGAATTCTTCCTTCTGGGGTTCTCAGCTCATCCAGAACTTCAGCCTCTAACTTTCAGCCTCTTCCTGTCCATGTACCTGGTGACCATGCTGGGGAACCTGATCATCATCCTGACCATTGCCTCTGACTCTCACCTCCACactcccatgtacttcttcctctccatcctGTCTATGGCTGACATTGGCTTTACTTCTACCACCGTGCCAAAGCTGATTTGGGACATTCAAACTCACAGCAGAGTCATTTCCTATGCTGGCTGCCTGATTCAAttgtcttctttctatttttttgggTGTTTGGACAGTGTACTCCTATCTGTGATGGCCTATGATCGGTTTGTAGCTATTTGTTATCCCCTGCACTACCCAGTCATCATGAACCCCCACCTCTGTAGCCTGTTGGTTCTGGTGTCTTTTTTGATCAGCCTTTTTGACTCCCAACTGCACTACTTGATGATATCACAGCTTTCCTTTTGCACAAATACAGaaattcctcattttttctgTGACCCTCCACAACTCCTCAAGGTTGCTTGTAATGATAACTCTAGCAATAAAATATTAGTCTATTTTATTGGTGCCATCTTTGGTGGTATTCCAGTCTCAGGGATCTTTTTCTCTTACTGTAAAATTCTTTCCTCCATTCTGAGAGTCCCATCCTCAGGGGGGAAGTAtaaggccttctccacctgtggcTCTCACTTGtcagttgtttgtttattttatggaaCAGGGCTTGGGGTGTACCTCAGTTCTGCTGTCTCACATTCTTTCAGAAGGGGTGCAGAGGCCTCTGTGGTGTATGCTGTGGTCACCCCCATGCTGAATCCTTTCATATACAGTCTGAGGAACAAAGATATAAAGAGGGCCATGTGGAGGCTCCTCAGCAGAACAACCTAG